One Engraulis encrasicolus isolate BLACKSEA-1 unplaced genomic scaffold, IST_EnEncr_1.0 scaffold_245_np1212, whole genome shotgun sequence genomic window, atgagaatagggagaagagagagagagaaagtcggaTCCAACATTAACAAGGCTACCGCAGTCCTGCATGGAGTCCCCGTTGGTCACTTCTGCGCTGGAGGGCATAAGTCCGACCCCCTAATAAGGGTGTTTTTGGCGCGAAGTCTATGCAAATGAGCTCGTGTCCAGCTCGTGCACGAACGTCTGCACCAATCACAGGTGACAATAACATCGTGCGCAGCACTCCTGTGCATGTCCACAAAACGTCActtgtacagacacagacacagacacagactcagacaccctgacgccagaattctgaacaatagatgtatccatcaacacttgttgtctaccttaactgacagagtatgttttttctgcattggtctatcccaactcacaaaatgtctttttgcacaactGTTATtccggaaacaaatacactgatggagacaaTGTCCagtgagttgaatttgcatttttctatcattacaatgactttaaacaaaaaagggcaaaaatgacaaagacaaaattattagccccctgatcattaatagtcaatatgacgccatactctgtacactgcctacttctacatactatactatatcatagatgtatccatcaacacttgttgtctaccttaactgacagagtatgttttttctgctttggtctatcccaactcacagaatgtctttttgcacaattaccttttctacatttatctctattattttattttattttccccaccctgatgactgtattcctgtgtttattttgtcttgaaatgtccatgtgggcttttgtgtatttgtgtatttatgtaagctactggatacctgaatttccccctggggatcaataaagttactctactctactctactctactctactctacatttatgaaccaaaactgacaacaggcactttgatcagttgttacctaggttggcatatgccccactagggattttggcccatttcttcactgaaaagtgttctagctggtccaaattgcatggatgctgagcatagacatttgccacagactgtcAGTGGGATCAAGGACTGTactttgagcgggtcattccagtatcatggttttagtgtccttgaagaacctctgaactaatttaaatgtttaagttgggttacaatgttgttagAGGAcccaatccagatccagacccagactccctgtgtctgaggctgaataacagtctaaaaacttgatgcctccaccactatgtgtaactgtggaaactgcttagtctcattagaccaaagaagcattggacacctgcctagatgattgttattgacctggcctcacctggagtttttatttcaagaaagacagctgttagggcttgtcatcatattgggctttggggcatcatcacagaagaacccttgtACTAAAggtggtgcatatcagagtgttattgagctttgcctatgaacatttgaaagtcaaaaatgagttttgaaagtctctgctttcatctgatgagattcaattgcacctgctttgatgcatgaattctgcttctgtcaggtgaagaaagggatagtccttcaaattttataacatggtttccacaattaaacatggtggtggaagcatcattctgtggcagcctcagccacaggaaaccttgtttggatgtacggcaccataaaaacagaagattatgacagaatgtggaaagtgaccatgcaaaaatatgctcataaaggaggctaagatcttcactggatctttcaataataTATTAACCCAAAAcgttcatccaaaattgttcaaatgttcttcaaggttactaaaaccatgatcatgttgtggttcagatctcaatcctttagatagtctttgaggagtgctgaaaatgaatgtccatcctcaacatccatgcaatttggaccaggttaactatttgcaatgaaaaaatgggccaaaatccctggtagggcatgtgccaacatagttaacaactaatcaaagtgcctgatgtcagttttggttcataaatggcactctattgactattaatgataagggggctaataattttgtccttgccatttttaccttttttgtttaagctcattgtgaaaatggaaaaatccaaattcaactcattggacatgatctccatcagtgtatttgtacagaaacggttcataatggtccttctcactgagaaatcaagagagatgtctaatttcaggaggggggctaataatatcgtcctcaactgtacatacagacatacacacataaaccctttcccacatttacacaccagctctggaggctgctgcgccaattgtccggggttcatgtgagaaggtgcatacacacacaaacaggtacacatacacaccaggggtggaacatAAGTTTTTTCCTCAaaagtcactgtggcaggtagattttataATTTACCAGTTTCTAGCCATTTTTACCTGTCaattcatataataataataataatgaggataataataataataataatatcattgtggttgttattattgttatcattactattattaaaactattattattaaaactattattattatgataataTATTTATTCATTAGCGTTGGGTTGACTATGTCCTTAACACCAGAGAGGATGACTTCTTATGTGGTTGGGGGTCTGGTGGCCCTGCCCTAGAGAATGTtgtatttttagatgcaattccctgcattctaataaattttagggtgaagaatggcaaatcccatcggacaaaaaaaaatcacctgGACATTCAGGCTATTTATAAAGTTTTCACCCGTCAAAGTCACTGGTGGTTTGACAAATTTACCCGTCACCGCTGAAATCTACCTGTCATTGACTGGTGGACAGGTGTACAGTTttggaagtgcgtgtgtgtgtgcgtacgtgcgtgcgtgcgcatgtgcgtaagcgcgcgcgcgtgtgcgtgtgtgagtacgtgcgtgcttgtgagagagagagtcagtgttatgttttgcatttgtgtgtaacTCATAACTCAAGAGACTCATGTTGTGTTTTcagtgtccagcagggggcatcAGACACACAGAACCTGAAAACAGACGAGACCAAGAGGGACACTGcagaacacaggtgtgtgtgtgtgtgtgtgtgtgtgtgtctgcgcgcgtgtgatGCTGTTAATTCATGATGTATTGTGTCAGCCATATCTTTGGCTAGAGATGGGAAATGTGGGATTGGTGGTTGTGAGGAAGAGTTTCAGTGTggatagtagggctgcacaacatATCGCGAAAATGACATAATTATCGATAACAAGTAAGAATTACATATGTAATGCGTGTACCTGAACTTATAGCACTTACTGTATGCaacattgtgaaagtgaaagtgaaagcccattgggaaactccaactcccattgtcattgtgacacagcactccacagcacacaagtgaacacaacaaaattgcattttatgcctcacccgtgcaagggggcagccctcagtggcgccccatggggagcagtgcggtgggactgtaccacgctcagggtacttcagtcatggaggaggatgggggagagcactggttgattactccccccaccaacctggtggatcgggagtcgaaccggcaacctctgggatgcaagtctgacgccctaaccgctcacccatgactgcccatataatataatgtgtgtgtgtgtgtgtgtgtgtgtgtgtgtgactatgtggtcTTGAATTGAGTACAACTGACTGGAGATGCATGTTGTGTTAACAGTGTCCAGCAGAGGGTATCAgatacacacaaaaagaaaagagacaagaCCAAGAGGGGCACTGcagaacacaggtgtgtgtgtatgtgtgtatgtgtatgtgtgtgtgtgtgtgtgtgtgtgtgtgtgtgtgtgtgtgcgtgtgcgtgtgcgtgtgcgtgtgtgtgtgtgtgtgcagacagtaGGATGTGTCGTAGGTATAATATggtgagttaaatgtaatgtgatcTTCTGTTGTTGATCTAGATTGACACCAGAGGAGGCAGAGCTCAGGTCCTTTCTGAAGGAGAAGTGTCAACATCTGGTTGAAGGAGTACCACATCAGGGAGACGCCAGACTCCTCCAGGACAtctacacagatctctacatcacagagggggggAGTCGGGGGGTCAATGaagaacatgaggtcagacagatagacagagcatCCATGTTCTATAACAAATACAGTTATATGAGTGATGATGAGGAAGGAAAGGgttctgatgatgatgaggaaggaaAGGgttctgatgatgatgaggaacatgaggtcagacagatagacagagcatCCTGGAGAGTAGGAGGACAGGCCAGACcaatcaaatgcagtgacatCTTTAAACCCTTACCTGTAGGCCTGTGTCCACGAAGGGGTCTTTCGCAACACAAACCCATCAGAGTAGTACTGACAAAGGGAGTGGCAGGCATTGGAAAAACCGTGTccgtgcagaagttcattctggactggacTGAAGGAGAAACCAATCAGgacattcatttcatttttcctcttcctttccgagagctgaacctgatgaaggaTACAAAACTCAGCCTGGTGGAGCTTGTTCAACGCTTTTTCACACAAATAAAAGATCTGAAATTGCTCTCCAGTTCTGAGAACAAAACTCTCTTCATCTtcgatggtctggatgagtgcaGACTGCCTCTCGATTTCTTCTCCAACCCGAGGTGTTGTGAAGTGACAGAGCCAGCCTCAGTAGATGTACTTTTGACCAACCTCATCGATGGGAATCTACTTCCCTCTGCTCACgtctggatcaccacccgaccagcagcagctggTCAGATCCCGTCTGAGTGCGTGGACCAGGTAACAGAAATTAGGGGGTTCAACGACCCACAAAAAGATGACTACTTCAAGAAGAGAATCAGTGATGAGAACCTGGCCATGCGAGTCATCAACCACCTGAAGTTATCCAGAAGCctttacatcatgtgccacattccagtttTCGCCTGGATTTTGGCTTCTGTTGCAGAGAAAAcatcagagagaggagaaatgccaAGAACTCTCACTCAGATGTACACTCGCTTCCTGAACATTCAGACTTGCATCAAGAAAGAGAAGTAcacaaagagaagagagacagatgaagagatggtTTTGAAACTACTGGGGAGACTGGCTTTCCAACAGCTGGAGAAGGgcaatctgatcttctatgaggaagacctgagggagagtggcattgatgtcacagaagcatctctgtactcaggagtgtgtacaCAGATCTTCAGAGTGGAGGTGGGGCTGTGCCATGGGAGagtgttcagctttgtgcatctgACCATCCAGGAATTTCTTGCAGCATTATATGTGTTCCTCTGCTTCTGCAACAGTGTCAGAAATGAACCACACCAAAGTGAACCCTCTCATCTCTCAGCTCTGTTCAGAGCTCCAACACTTGAAGACCTACACAAGACTGCAGTGGATCTGGCCTTACAGAGTGAGAacggacacctggaccttttcctccgcttcctcctgggcctctcactggagtccaatcagaagcTCTTAAGACACTTACTGCCACAGACCAATAGCCAACCACAGAGTTTAGAGCAAACAGTGCAGTATGTCAAGGAAAAGATAAGACATAAGTGGATGTCTGATAGAAAGATCAACCTGTTCTACTGTCTGAATGAGCTtaatcagcatgctgtagtggaaCACATTGACAGGAGGTCAGGACAGCTGACTGCACAGATGCTCTTACCAGGAGAGTGGAAGACTAGAAAGTTTAGGTTTGAGTTATCAGAAGAGCAGCTGGGTGGGTTTGACCTACAGAAGTACATAAAGACACCAGAAGAGGATCTGACTGACCTCCTCAGCCCAGATGACGTCCTCAAGAAGCTGGTGCCAGCAGTGTCATCAGCACTGTAAgtaaacctggtgtgtgtgtgtgtgtgtgtgtgtgtgtgtgtgtgtgtgtgtgtgtgtgtgtgtgtgtgtgtgtgtgtgtgtgtgtgtgtgtgtgtgtgtgtgtgtgtgtgtgtgtgtgtgtgtgtgtgcgcgcgtgcgcttgtgcgcgtgcgtgcgtgcgaggggGGAACACTCCTAGTTATTACAAAGCggcttccaaaaaagttgggacactttgtgttttgtgaataaaatcaaaatgctagcATTTTCacaacattcaatatgttaataaggtagagcaatgtgtacagacaacatatcagttgttaaagccaagcagaattattgttctGAGGACAATATGTGCTCATTTAAAATGTCgtccttgcaacaaatccccaaaaagttgacagggccaataaaatgctttttgtaTTGGagaagactaaacacaacacaagggatgagactgaacagtgaaatactttgactgatggcataattttattcaaaaatgagatattttgatatgcgagacatgatttcagcagctcaactgataggtgtgttcttctagcctggtgaaccagcgccacccgctggacggcaaaatgttttgtctacgggtgggtctggcctcgcataatgattcaatgaagccagaatgccaagaatctggcaaaccaattacaacgcaaagatgtgttttgaatcaaagtgggcagggttttgagggaaggttgttctcatcaacaatcttcggatgtattatggatcgaggccagactaaattagacatccacatttagtctggtttatcaggctagtgttcttcaacttgtttaccttcttgttatgcttaatatgtggcatatcctgacagCAAGacaacaattttgtgacctgtttacacTTATGATTGAACcgcactgttggaacatagtagatgttgaaatttgccaccattatggggcaatatctaaaggaggtgctccaaaatataatgccttggtagctatgtatgctatttaaagtatatatatatcattCAGTATTCATtctaatgctctacatgagtaagaggaccataaccaaggcacctctgcaaccccttaccatcatatatactgtctttcagactgaccactaaatcaagctgaagtatttattttctatataacgtggagggtgcatgactccatgatttaaaaaaaggattacatattttccattctgtagtCAGACGACAGTTTcatatgtctcctaggtccatctagaatgagcttttccgcatgcaacactgtttaatgtctgcatcacgtGCTtttatcaagtgttgtgtttatggccattttttcgagagctgtcattgttgaagtgtcatagtttgcttgttGTCGACGAATATGTCATGATCTCACAACttatgcaatgattacacagagctCTATAttgcggaaataggccttatatgcctgcaatttcgataattcaatctttctgtgtaatagatcagtaattagtccctcaaaatcttcgctactgagtgccacagcctctctgtgatggtattttatttgtgcattcatgttggcagtcaatatagttccttttaaaatattcttccttgtgttatttttagaattatccaactattacaacatgttttggccctgtcccaacttttttgggatttgttgcaagggtgaaattttaaatgatcacataattacctcaaaacaataattctgcttgactttaacaactgatatgttgtctgtacacaatgctctaccttattaacatattgaatgttttgaaaatgccagcattttgattttattcacaaaatacaaagtgtcccaacttttttggaatccgcttgtacattTAGCAGACAAAACCACTGACTTATATACAGTGGACAAAACAAATGTagaaaataatgataatgattggATCTAGTCTTCCTATGCAGATCTGTGGTTATATCAGCAGACAAAACatgagaagggagagggaaagccCCAAAGATAGACCCAGATAATGACAAATAGACGCAGCCAGTTATTGGTTGGATCAGACCAGCAGGATCGGTGCTGCTTCACTGGCATGAAGAACCTgaaggggggtggtgtgtgtgtgtacacatagatgtagatgtgtgtgtgtccggaatatgtgtgtgtgtgtgcatatttatgtgtgtacatgcattagGTAGGGTATGTGTTTAGGTAGATTAGATTAGAAagctttattggtacccaagggtagatttcatttgcagtaaagtgagcttTGCTCATGCAAAACATTCAGgacacataggacacacataacatacaagcaacccacaatgaacatatggacaataccaaaagtgacctagtgcatcctatgaaagagacatggtgtcacatGAAGAGTAAGAGTACATtgataaatatataataaaagaaatattgaataaatggtaacactttactttacggatcgctaataaggtgttaatttcatagtaatttctcagtaatttctatctaattttatggtaataactgcttgttattagtaataacagcaaaataaccatatggttttcagtgcaattacactataatttctcattaatagcagcaaaaataaccatacagtttccagtgcaattatgctgtagtttctagttaaagggacactgtcccatttttggaaataagcttattttatacctccccttgagttaaataatagggttttaccattctcctgtactttcaaccgttctcggggtatggcagtgcaaattttacctccatgctagcagttaacattgagtcctatgagaccagcttgcggctaactggtctcataggactcaatgttaactgttagcttggaggtaaaatttgcactgtcataactagaaaatggttgaaagtacaggagaacaataaaaaccctattatttaactcaagggaaggtgtaaaataagcatatttccaaaaatgggacagtatcactagtAGGCTGCCTTAGTATCACTAGTATCactagtaggctaatggaaacagctactgtgtcatcatagtagttaggtggtaggtatgccagtaactaaacggtatcagccgaagtagtttcatactaattaggctacatcagggacgtaatgtgcaatatttcctcttcctatgttattgcatagaaacgaccaccaagcatccttgtattatttctgcttaattaccttgtaaacaattaagtagttatatggaaataagatagaatcagggccgtaaaatgcattatcacctattccactcaattttatggaaattacatattttcatggccttaaaatgtcttatttcttatttccactcaattacttagttattatcatttttaatacaatatagactagcctactatgaagtgattcaagtacacagacaaacacattgtgtgcaaaactttatttatttttccaatcagttatgagattgattcatgttcactgatgtgaggttgtcaatctgccaccatccagaggaagtcctgtgaacacaaacaaacaaacaaacagagaagtcaactgcaagaccggtttcaccacgtttattttttaatgttatcaattcaccatcgctaaatttgcttctgaaatgcagtaccatgttaaatgcacgttgtaaatcttcctcaggctgacatcgttgctgatttacaaaggcaaactctagctagcacctagcttcagtcattgaaaacatggtgctctctgaagtgctgctattccacaaagcgaccgactcgccgaaagttaacccgcttattatattatatatatatattatattatattatacttaaatgattcacgcatggcggggacatttctttaggcctgtttaatgtgaagtctattatagtttttaatgtcaaaagattgttgctgcgcaaaacaaaacagtgccgttgtcgAACACCGCTACAGCTAAGTAGccagccaggacaacaggtgttgtctatcacagcagctgattagagtcttgttgaaaagtcgctttagcagtgaaaagtcttgttgccattgacagcggtctgttatagaccaacccgtccgttatcgaaaaataacagacgtgcgaacgttggggagccccgttgaaatgaatggagcattcgacagatgacgtcacaaccatataataagctgaaataatacaaggatgcttgggtggtcgtttctatgcaataacataggaagaggaaatattgcacattacggccctgatgtagcctaattagtacgAAACTACTTCGGGTGATACcatttagttactggcatacctaccacctaactactactgtatgatgacacagtagctgtttccattagcctactattaactagaaactacagcatatagccggggagccaaactctcaaaagtgctttaaaatgggaggaacctgacatggcctgccatactttttatttgtgatttttttgttagttctatcccttaggagaaataattggagggtctgctcgggcggaaatatcgcgaaaaaaagttgtgcctattgtaatgtatgtacccttcatttttcgagagaaatttctgaaaaatgaaaaatgacctgaaatccttggtggcttgggtaagctgtcaataaaggctttccaggtgcacaggacatacatgctgacaacattgaattgaaaaaatatttttaaatcacatttcaatagggttttgactcaattttatgcttcaaaattaggcgttttttcacttttttgctatattttcatctttacctcattggcaatcaagtttttcttcatgctttgacatcaaacaatatgccattatttttattaagaagtatagtgataccataacaaaaattatgaaaatacaaccaaaatcaatggatctgtgatgactgtactgtatgtacccttcatttttagagagaaatttctgaaaaatgaaaaatgacctgaaatccttggtggcttgggtaagctgtcaataaaggctttccaggtgcaaaggacacatctactgatgatatccaataaagaagatattgttaaaccacatttttacatgattttggctcaatttcaTGACctaaattaggcgttttttttcacttttttgctatattttcataatttcttcattggcaatcaagtttttcttcatgttttgacatcaaacaatatgccattctttttattaagcagtatactgattccacagcaaaaaaatgaaataaaaaatacaaccaaaatcaatggatctgtgcgatttcacctctagttggtgatcaataggcccggaaactcaataggatttccggctacaatcaaaatgctgaaaagcacactgtatacttagcaatgacatacatcctctcacacacacacacacacacacacacacacacacacacacacacacacacacacacacacacacacacacacacacacacacacacacacacacacacacacacacaagtaatctgGGGATTCTACAATTATTTGCATCCCGGGTGACACCCCCCACAACGTATGTactactacgtacagtacatcacccgtacactctgtacatactttggggatgtaacagtgagctattttCACAGAAGGGGAGACCGTAGAATTACACAACTACCATTCAGTaccttctgccatctgcaggcacagtaacccagaggaaagcctagactactctcaaaattctaaaagatacactgtgtgtactgttgagtagagtacataactatcaatcctgaaggaaattaaggtctctagcagcataaataaatgcaaaacatgatacatattattgcacaacatatttaacatgtaacacacatttagccataaggcatttcacacaaccacacacatactgttctgtaatacacatcatacacacacagcacctatacatacagcagtatgccatgg contains:
- the LOC134442737 gene encoding protein NLRC3-like gives rise to the protein MDEPEIRETDPPPEERAPIESRPDSPVSKRVKWSMDHPAPSRETDPPPEESVQQGASDTQNLKTDETKRDTAEHRLTPEEAELRSFLKEKCQHLVEGVPHQGDARLLQDIYTDLYITEGGSRGVNEEHEVRQIDRASMFYNKYSYMSDDEEGKGSDDDEEGKGSDDDEEHEVRQIDRASWRVGGQARPIKCSDIFKPLPVGLCPRRGLSQHKPIRVVLTKGVAGIGKTVSVQKFILDWTEGETNQDIHFIFPLPFRELNLMKDTKLSLVELVQRFFTQIKDLKLLSSSENKTLFIFDGLDECRLPLDFFSNPRCCEVTEPASVDVLLTNLIDGNLLPSAHVWITTRPAAAGQIPSECVDQVTEIRGFNDPQKDDYFKKRISDENLAMRVINHLKLSRSLYIMCHIPVFAWILASVAEKTSERGEMPRTLTQMYTRFLNIQTCIKKEKYTKRRETDEEMVLKLLGRLAFQQLEKVSEMNHTKVNPLISQLCSELQHLKTYTRLQWIWPYRHAVVEHIDRRSGQLTAQMLLPGEWKTRKFRFELSEEQLGGFDLQKYIKTPEEDLTDLLSPDDVLKKLVPAVSSAL